One Kitasatospora sp. MAP12-44 DNA segment encodes these proteins:
- a CDS encoding cation acetate symporter, with the protein MKLTEVPVPPVVPVPVRQLAPSSTGQHHDLAIVLFALVVVVTLAITLWVGRRGQATEDFYAGGRDFGPLQNGIALSGDYLSAASFLGVTGLIALYGYDGVVYSIGFLVAWLVVLMWVAELVRNTGRYTLADVLATRMRQRPVRAAAGLSSVVVTLLYLIAQMVGAGSLVALLLGSTGAAAKTWTIVAVGALMIIYVTVGGMRATTWIQIVKALMLMIGAVLLTVLVLVHFGGDFAALMHAAAHGSGAGDKYLEPGLKYGASTTSRIDFVSLGLALVLGTAGLPHILSRFYTVPTARAARRSTIWAIALVGAFYLMTVVLGLGATALVGSKEVRGANSAGNTAVPLLALKLGGGEGSTGGTLFFAITSAIAFATILAVVAGLTLASSVSFAHDLYAQAFRSPAKPPVSDRREVVVARLAAVLIGGLAIVLSLFAQRLNVAFLVSLAFAVAASANLPTLLYNLFWRRFTTRGACWATYGGLVPALLLVVFSPVVSGSKTAMFPGVDFHWFPLENPGLVSIPLGFLLGWVGTVSGEERADEDKFAELEVRSLTGAGAV; encoded by the coding sequence ATGAAACTCACCGAGGTCCCCGTGCCTCCCGTCGTGCCCGTGCCCGTCCGCCAGCTGGCACCGTCCAGCACCGGTCAGCACCACGACCTGGCCATCGTGCTCTTCGCCCTGGTGGTCGTGGTGACCCTGGCGATCACCCTCTGGGTCGGCCGCCGCGGCCAGGCCACCGAGGACTTCTACGCCGGTGGCCGCGACTTCGGCCCGCTGCAGAACGGCATCGCGCTCTCCGGCGACTACCTCTCGGCCGCCTCCTTCCTCGGCGTCACCGGACTCATCGCGCTGTACGGCTACGACGGCGTGGTGTACAGCATCGGCTTCCTGGTCGCCTGGCTGGTCGTGCTGATGTGGGTGGCCGAACTGGTCCGCAACACCGGCCGCTACACGCTGGCCGACGTGCTGGCCACCCGGATGCGCCAGCGCCCGGTACGGGCCGCCGCCGGCCTCTCCAGCGTGGTGGTCACGCTGCTCTACCTGATCGCCCAGATGGTCGGCGCGGGCAGCCTGGTCGCGCTGCTGCTCGGCAGCACCGGGGCCGCCGCCAAGACCTGGACCATCGTCGCGGTCGGCGCCCTGATGATCATCTACGTCACGGTCGGCGGCATGCGGGCCACGACCTGGATCCAGATCGTCAAGGCGCTGATGCTGATGATCGGCGCGGTGCTGCTCACCGTCCTGGTGCTGGTGCACTTCGGCGGCGACTTCGCCGCGCTGATGCACGCCGCCGCGCACGGCAGCGGCGCCGGGGACAAGTACCTGGAGCCCGGGCTCAAGTACGGTGCCAGCACCACCAGTCGGATCGACTTCGTGAGCCTGGGCCTGGCCCTGGTGCTCGGCACCGCCGGCCTGCCGCACATCCTCTCGCGCTTCTACACCGTGCCCACCGCGCGGGCCGCCCGCCGCTCCACGATCTGGGCGATCGCGCTGGTCGGCGCCTTCTATCTGATGACCGTGGTGCTGGGGCTCGGCGCCACCGCGCTGGTCGGCTCGAAGGAGGTGCGCGGCGCCAACTCGGCCGGCAACACGGCCGTCCCGCTGCTCGCCCTCAAGCTCGGCGGCGGCGAGGGCAGCACCGGCGGCACGCTCTTCTTCGCGATCACCTCCGCCATCGCCTTCGCCACCATCCTCGCGGTGGTCGCCGGGCTGACCCTGGCCTCGTCGGTCTCCTTCGCTCACGACCTCTATGCGCAGGCCTTCCGCAGCCCGGCCAAGCCGCCGGTGTCGGACCGCCGGGAGGTGGTGGTGGCCCGGCTGGCGGCCGTGCTGATCGGCGGTCTCGCGATCGTGCTCAGCCTCTTCGCCCAGCGGTTGAACGTCGCCTTCCTGGTTAGTCTGGCCTTCGCGGTGGCCGCCTCGGCCAACCTGCCCACCCTGCTCTACAACCTCTTCTGGCGCCGCTTCACCACCCGCGGCGCCTGCTGGGCGACGTACGGCGGGCTGGTGCCGGCGCTGCTGCTGGTGGTCTTCTCGCCGGTGGTCTCCGGCAGCAAGACGGCGATGTTCCCCGGCGTGGACTTCCACTGGTTCCCGCTGGAGAACCCGGGGTTGGTCTCCATCCCGCTGGGCTTCCTGCTCGGCTGGGTGGGCACCGTCAGCGGCGAGGAGCGCGCGGACGAGGACAAGTTCGCCGAGCTGGAGGTCCGCTCGCTGACCGGCGCGGGCGCGGTCTGA
- a CDS encoding C40 family peptidase: protein MNIRTQTVANPDTAEQVRRATGALPAKGIQTDQRAHASRATRLRRGIAMATAVLAGVGAISFGAAAGTAAAEPAPSHAGWDGSVYWFVNEAGDWRYTSHEDIYLERTGGDDGDSGYGDSDSTDSDDPTPDAASDDGIEQGWDGSVYWFKNSSGEWRYTSHEDIYLNRIGEGSDSASDNSSSDSSDSPAARSGDTEAAVEFALAQVGKPFKMGGNGPNSYDCSGLVQQAFLRAGISLPRIADEQYGATTPISSSDLQRGDLLYWSPDGSPGGIQHTAIYLGDNQYVEAAHPGTVVRISHLNSGNWPTQTGRP, encoded by the coding sequence ATGAACATACGCACCCAGACCGTCGCGAACCCGGACACTGCCGAGCAGGTCCGCCGGGCGACGGGGGCCCTTCCGGCCAAGGGGATCCAGACCGACCAGCGGGCGCACGCCAGCCGGGCGACCCGGCTGCGCCGCGGTATCGCCATGGCCACCGCCGTACTGGCGGGCGTCGGAGCGATCAGCTTCGGCGCCGCCGCCGGTACCGCCGCCGCGGAGCCCGCTCCCAGCCACGCGGGCTGGGACGGCTCGGTCTACTGGTTCGTCAACGAGGCCGGAGACTGGCGCTACACCAGCCACGAGGACATCTACCTCGAGCGCACCGGTGGCGATGACGGCGACAGCGGCTACGGCGACAGCGACAGTACCGACAGCGACGACCCGACGCCCGACGCCGCCTCCGACGACGGCATCGAGCAGGGCTGGGACGGCTCGGTCTACTGGTTCAAGAACAGCAGCGGCGAGTGGCGCTACACCAGCCACGAGGACATCTACCTCAACCGGATCGGTGAGGGCTCGGACTCCGCGAGCGACAACTCCTCCTCCGACAGCTCGGACTCCCCCGCCGCCCGTAGCGGCGACACCGAGGCGGCCGTCGAGTTCGCCCTCGCCCAGGTCGGCAAGCCCTTCAAAATGGGCGGCAACGGGCCGAACAGCTACGACTGCTCGGGCCTGGTCCAGCAGGCCTTCCTACGGGCCGGCATCTCGCTGCCGCGGATCGCCGACGAGCAGTACGGCGCCACCACGCCGATCAGCTCCAGCGACCTGCAGCGCGGCGACCTGCTGTACTGGTCCCCCGACGGCAGCCCGGGCGGGATCCAGCACACCGCGATCTACCTCGGCGACAACCAGTACGTCGAGGCGGCGCACCCCGGCACGGTCGTCCGGATCTCGCACCTGAACAGCGGCAACTGGCCGACCCAGACCGGTCGCCCGTAA
- a CDS encoding sucrase ferredoxin: MTTCTTLSRELAEPLAATAATATTWLLLEQSGPWGAKALSESHLPTELGRALEAACADTGVRPALIRRPGRHPDDRGEARHQVLLAHTAPGNSWLRRAELTDPAELLTLDLAAVGAGEHGGFGAEHTGGPLALVCTNGRRDRCCAMLGRPLAAELAAAGHSEVWEVTHLGGHRFAPTMLVLPYGYSYGRLSEADAKEVLAATAAGQTSPRWSRGRSYWDRPAQAAEHAVRELTGERAIEALTITQRPSGDGRWTCEVTHTDGRRWRVEVAQELSRPARPESCGKAPGTPSRMDVRSVTAR; the protein is encoded by the coding sequence GTGACCACCTGTACGACCCTGTCGCGCGAACTCGCCGAGCCGCTGGCCGCCACCGCGGCCACCGCCACGACCTGGCTGCTGCTGGAGCAGTCCGGGCCGTGGGGGGCCAAGGCGCTCAGCGAGAGCCACCTGCCGACAGAGCTGGGCCGGGCGCTGGAGGCGGCCTGCGCGGACACGGGCGTACGGCCGGCCCTGATCCGCCGCCCCGGGCGGCACCCCGACGACCGCGGCGAGGCCCGCCACCAGGTGCTGCTGGCCCATACCGCGCCAGGCAACTCCTGGCTCCGCCGAGCCGAACTCACCGACCCCGCCGAGCTGTTGACACTGGACCTGGCCGCCGTGGGCGCGGGCGAGCACGGCGGCTTCGGCGCCGAGCACACCGGCGGGCCGCTGGCACTGGTGTGCACCAACGGCCGCCGCGACCGCTGCTGCGCAATGCTGGGCCGTCCGCTGGCCGCCGAGCTGGCGGCGGCGGGGCACAGCGAGGTCTGGGAGGTCACCCACCTCGGCGGCCACCGCTTCGCACCCACCATGCTGGTGCTGCCGTACGGCTACTCCTACGGGCGGCTGAGCGAGGCGGACGCCAAGGAGGTGCTCGCCGCGACGGCCGCCGGGCAGACCTCGCCGCGGTGGTCGCGGGGGCGCTCGTACTGGGACCGGCCGGCCCAGGCGGCGGAGCACGCGGTGCGGGAGCTGACCGGCGAGCGGGCCATAGAGGCCCTGACGATCACTCAGCGGCCCTCGGGCGACGGGCGGTGGACGTGCGAGGTGACGCACACCGACGGCCGGCGCTGGCGGGTCGAGGTGGCGCAGGAGCTGAGCCGGCCGGCCCGACCGGAGAGCTGCGGCAAGGCTCCGGGCACCCCGAGCCGGATGGACGTCCGCTCCGTCACGGCCCGCTGA